TACAAACTCATGATTCTCCGAAGGGGAGCCAGGACACCCCAGAACCAGTTAGAGGATACACAAGTTGAGCGCCCTAGAAACTGCTGCATCcaggatcaaaaagaaaaggagtactagtggcaccttagagagtaaccaatttatttgagcataagctttcgtgagctacagctcacttcatctgtagctcacgaaagcttatgctcaaaataaattggttagtctctaaggtgccactagtactccttttctttttgcgaatacagactaacatggctgcaacTCTGAATCCAGGATCAAGTCTCTCCAGGTTGGTCATGGGCAGGCGGTCACATCCTTGATTACTGTATACCTTACAGGGAGGGACTCAGCTATCTTCTATAAAGCTTAACTTTTACTTAACCAAACCAAAAACTAGAAACTATTCAGAGAGAAGCCTATTAATGTCCTTGATTGTTAAAAATCCAACTTATTAATTCAGACAATTTTATAATACAGATCCATTGTTCCTTTTGGTGAGCCCCCTTTTGGGGAACGAGCTTCACAGACTCTTGGCTGCTTATATAAAAGCCTGGAGTTTCATCCCACATTTGTAAATACCCAAACACTGTGTATATAACGTATCAAGGTGCCCAGCCTGAGCTATCGTGCCTCAGACATCGAAACCTCTAGACTGAAACCTATGTGGGCTCAACATTAGGTCTGTCGCTGCTAACATTTTGTTTGTACACAAGCAAAAATCTGACTAACAGAAAGTAGAACGCCCACCCTCTTAATGTCTAACATTCATCAGATTTGTAAGATAGCTGTGTAAGTGTATACATATTTTAGAATCTTGGTGAGCAGTCATCAGTTTTACTTAGGGAGTTATTATTTGATTCATGTCAGTATCAAAGTATGACAGAcagtttatttaagaaaaatttaTTGATCCATTAATAGGTCTTCAAAATTATTGCAACAGGTCTGAAAAGGCAAACACAGTTACAGCTTAGAAAAACAAGTATTTTGTACAGTTAAAATATTACACAAGCCTCCAGGAAAAAGATCAGTGTATGAGAAATTAGATCTGGAAGCTTAGATCCAGTATTAGCACCTACAGTATCACAAAGCAGAATGCTCTCTGTTCTGAACAGTTTTCTTTTGTAAATCCCAAAACAGAGGGACTCTGCTAACTTAAGCCAAGGCCAGATAGAGAGCTCACTTTAATAAAGGAGAAGGAGACAACAGAAAATATTACACCAACTTGATTTGTAGGAAGTTTTACTCAGAAGATGTCCAAGGTATTTTAACAGACGTTGAGGAATGTTTATGCACAGGGAATACGACATACTGCACAGCTCTACCCTTCAGCAGTTTGCCAGTGACTAGAGTTAAGAAACTCTTACACGCTATCTAGTACTTTGTCAAATCAAATTTTCctataaattatatttataataaaaccaTAAAGAAAGTTTATTACACTTCACATATTAAACATTAAGGGATAGAGTAGGGATGGTTACATTAATTGGTTCAGCATTCATTTTATTGTGCTTACATAGCTTAATGAAACAAGCAGTACACGATCTCCTCCTATGAATTTAGAACAACGCAGTAACAGTAGAttctcacagcagcagcaaagcacccaacaaTAATGTTAGCTAATGGTTCTTAGGAAGAACTAGAACatgaaaacaaaagcatttgcaTTATAATTCCCAGAGAGCATCAGCTCTGGAAACTTAAAATGCTCTATGCCTTGAGTCACTTGCTGCCAGGCAGAGGCACTCTGTGCAATGGACATATCTacctccttcctgcccctctcGGTCCCCCGAGGACTTATTCTGGAGTGAagattttgtttttgaaacacacacacacacacacacacactcccaaagTCAGGCTTGTTGCTTTCTGAAGTCTGTCTGATGTATAGGAAAGCCTGAGTGGCTGTGAAGGAACAGTACTGCTCTCAGGTGGCTGATCCACCTGTTAAATTTCAAGTGCAAACAGCTCAACTGTCTTCCCCTTAGAAATTAAGATGATCCCATCACTTAAAGCTTGCCATAAGGACACAAAATGGATGCTGACCAGCCAGAGGGTCACCCCATGTGGGGCAGAGGTCTAGGAAGTTAGTCCTTTAGTGGATGGCACCATGGATCTGGCAACAGAGAGGAATGATGCTCTAGACAGGAGGTAGGTGGACCTTTTGGTACAGCAAGTCCACCACCTAGCTGGGAGCTAGAAAGCAAGACAGAACAAGTTTAACAACATTAGGGACACTACAGCAAACCATGCATGGCACCATTACATAACAGTATCTGTTCTCCCAGAAGTACTGCAGCACAGAGGAGGTAGTATGTGTAATGGTTCACAATAAGAGCCTGGGAGCCAGCACTCAGAGtgctattcccagctgtgccactgacttggCAAGTGCCTTCACCTGTAGGTCCCCTTCTGCAAGACAGGGAGTAATACTTCTTGGTGTCGCCCCTGCATCCTCTGCCAATGAGGCCAGCATGCCCACTTCACTGCTTCTTCTACAGTAAGTCTTATGCATGGAACATCCTCCTCATCTTAATCCATAAAGCCATTATCCTCTCAGGACCCACTTCTGCTGTGGCATGTACAATCAGTCAACCAGTGATGACTGGGCAGCCAGGAGAGTTTAATTTGTTTAAGGAAAAGATTAAAGTGATTTGGAACCATCACATGGTGAAACAGCTACCTCTGTGGCCACAAGACCGCACTACCATTACCATGTCATTTGTCCTATAAGCAGCTGGCTTTCTCAGGAGCCTTGAGAATTATCAGCCACACCAAGTGAGGCTTTACCCCTTGGTTCTGAGCTGCGTTTATCGTCCAAATGACCACAAATGATAGCGCTTCCAGGTAGGGCTTCCTATCCTGCCAAGTTTACCACCAGGAGTCTTCCTTCTTCAGGGACTACTGCAGGCCACCATCCCTTCCTGAAGCTTCCCCAGCCATCCACACTCAACAGAGCCACTTGCCGGTTTTTACAGTTACCTACTCCCTTCCCAGGTGAGTCTGACAATTGGCCAGGGCTGGCTGGCCCCAAGCctctggcccttaaaggggcaggccaCTAGTACACCTCCCCCTTTCACTGTAACAAGTGAGACTGTAACCCCCTTTGGAGCAGGGGACTAGGTCTGTATGTGTTTGTatggcacctagcacaaggggttCAATTTCATCTGGAGCCTTTGGCTGCCACTCAATACAGATGTGTGTGTCCAGGTTTAAGGAGTGGATGTAAAGTACTTTGGAAGCCAATAAGGATACTAATTATGTAGTTCTAAACTTAATGCAAATTAATCCAATTTTCATAATTGAACACTGAATATTTTCAGCAGACTTGGTGAGGGACACTCAGATATTTTGGTTGTGCAGAGTGGGATGACCACGCTCTGCTGGGGAAGATTactgaggcacaaagagcagGTAGGTACTCAACTCCACTTCCCCTTTCtacctctgaaaatctcccacAGGGACCTGCAAGAAGATTCAGACAAACCAGTCAGAAGTGTCTCAGATCATGGTCTTTTCAGTCAAAGCAATCAAAGTTAGAGTTTACTTACAGCTAAAGTATCCAGGAGTTGGAATATTTAGTGTATACTGGTAAGAGCAACTGGCAATTTGCATCTCTGCTCCTAGCATGGGCACGTAAGATGCAAGTTCGTGGCAGTGACTGGCTGGAGGGACTGCATGAATGCAATTTCTCAACATTGTTGAGTAAGCTCAGAGCCTGACTCCCCACCAAACGAATCTTCAATGGATCACTGAATCAGCAGGTCAGATTCTGATATTAGCAATACCAGTgagagttactctgaatttacactgaTGTTGCTGAAATCAGAATCTTACCTAGAAAGTGCATCCTTTTTCAGCTGGAGGCATATTCCCTGCTGTTCTAGATTCTCACACTAAACTGTGTATGTAGCCCACATGCGCTATTCAGCAGTCAAACAGATGGTCTAGGACACTTTGCAGGCTGGGGGTGCTGGTGGGTTAAGTTTGGGAAGACAGATGCCCAATATGGAGCAAGGGTCTTATTAGGTATGCTCCTGATACATATGCAGCTTCAAAAACAAAGTTGTGCtgaacaaaaatatttgcaattcATGAAACTATCCAGAAGTTTCTAATGTAAATCTTTCCCCATTTTAGAAATTTCACAGTTGTTTGAACTTTGATAGAGTAGGGTCTTGCGTGTAATTGCTCAAAACCTACACCACCTAGGAAAAACATCATTTAGCAATAATAGCTGTGAAATGAGTCACGACAAATGGATTGTGCCAAGTAGATGCAGCTGCAATTGATAAAACAAACTTACTCCCAATggcagaaaacaaaaatcacacaGCGTATCAGGCTCCAGAGTGCTAATAACCAGAGCAATCAGTTTGGACATTCTAAATCAGAAGAGTCATCTCTAAGTAACACATTGTTACAAACTACTCTGATATCCCACAGCTTATTGTGCAGCTAAAAGAGTATTCAGACTTCTGGTCCAGGAACGTCTCCCATCATGGCTTGCTGAgcctctcagggcttgtctacacttacagcgctgCAGCAGCACAACTGCACTCATGCAGTTGTAatgcttagtgaagacgctacccacgctgatgggagagcgtctcctgtcagtgtagatattccacctccctgagaggcagtagctgggtcgacaggagaagccctcccatcaacagaGTGCTGTCTTCACCGAGAGTTTGGGCcgtataactgcatcactcaggggagCAGATTTTCTAtaccctgagtgatgtagttataccgacataaatCTGTAGCATAGACCACGccccagggcttgtcttcatggtgCTGGCAAAGCGCAttagaggggtgtgatttgtagagTGCTCTAACATGCTGtgctctaactgccccatgtagaccctgaTGGGGGGGAACTAAAAGATACCCAGTcttttagttcacaccagcaAGGTCTCCATGGGGCAACTAGACATAGCATGTTACTTGCGTGTGATTTGTAAAGCTCTCTAATATGCTTTATGCACAGTGCAGACAAGCCTCAGTGAAAATAATCCCATTTAGAAGAATTGTAGGTACAAGTTAATCAAGAGGCACCCAGCAAAGCAAAGGAGGGAAGTGTGTTGGGAGGAATTCAACTTTACATGTTCAGTAGAATCTGGCTTCTGCTGTGAGATATTCCTACTCAGGCCAGCAGATAAAATACTTTGTACTGAGATTGAGATCTTTGGGTGGGAGGcactaagtgctttacaaacatgaagtGTCACAAAGAGAGAAATGGGGGATCACTTCAACCAGCATTGAAATGCAGTGACCTAGCAGGGCACAGGAAGTGAATACTCCATCCAGTTGAACCAAAAAGGTAACCCTGATGGAGGTAAGATGTAACTACTCCAATTGGAATTTGAGTCAGGATACAGGGGTTAATATCTTGACTCCGATGAAAAGTGCCAGAGGAAGCTTTAAGCAGAAGATGGCAGCTCCAGCAACAGAGTCCCTGACCTCAGGCAGTGGCAATTGATTCAGTACTGACTGTGGGGAGCAACCAGCACCTACTAAATTGCCAACACTATATCTTGCAGCTCCTGGATTTTTCTTAGATGTCTCCCACCCTAGTACTGACTAGGGTTGACTCTACTGCTTAGCTTGAAAGAGCTCATGACATTCGCACAAGTAGTGTGACTGCAATGTTAGCATGTAAGACTGAATGGGAGTCCCATATCACCTTATGCCATAAGTAAGAGTCATTCTGAAATCCAGAAGAGCCATTTAAACAGTGATTAAATTCAAtcattacattttaaacataatttttaaagttCTGCACTGTTCAGCAGAATCGGGATCTACTGATCTACCAAACCTGTGAGATAATGATTTTTGATGCAGTACGGCATAAATTAGATTTAAGTTTATGCATGTTTAAGTAATTAAAATCTTGGATTTCATCAAGGTTAAATTTGGTGTCATCTGAAGTACATTATCATTCAGCACCATGCTGCCAAGTATTGATGTTTTTACAACTTCCGTTGGGATTTAAAAATCTAATCCACAcataagatttatttaaaaagcctCATGATTACATGCAGTGGTTGGATAAACATTCAGTCTCCGCAGGGGAGAGGACCTGCATCTTCTGAATTTACAGAAGCAGGTTATTGACCTGACATCTAATGCAAAGTTAATATTTACCTTAGACTCCTTAGTTTTATCTTCCACTGCTCAGTCCTCTGTCTTCGTAAATGGTAATTTCAATCTGCACAGCATGGCTGTTAAGAAAACATGCTATATAGAAATATCATGGAGATAAAACAGGCAAGTGAAACAAAGCAACGCAGTGGAGCACTTGATCTTTCAGCCTCACATCTGCCATTACAGAGGGAATTTTGCTAAATTTCTGAACTAGAGTAAGCAAAACATTCTTCGTGGCTTTTGGCTTTGCATTCTGGCCTGTGCTACAACTTGCCTTTAAAAACGTCTGTTCAGAGGCATAAAGACTTTGTAATATTGCAGTGAAACTGTTAACATTCTTATGAACAAAGAGATTGGTCATTAGGCAAGTTTTTGCTTTGCACTCTTCCACTGTTCAACTATTAATCAAATTACCAAATTAAAATCACTATTTACATGTCTGTTTACCAAATGCAAGTCATTTTTCTGTACTTACAGTTCCCAAAAACACGCACAGTACATCAAGGGTAATGAAATTACACAACTGACAGCTGTAAGCTATTTGGGCCACTACTCAGATAAACTCAAGGAACTGCAATTAATTAGGAAGACAGCTCACCACACACTATGAGCCTATGCATTTCAAAGGGGCTTTgagtttagaattcttgacagATGAAATGCATTACTCATACTTCCTCTTTTATTGCTACAAGATGCCCCCACAACCACCAAGAAAAATGGTAACTAGAATGAATGCTAAGCCATTTGCAGTGAGGTCCAAAGCCTAGAAGAAAAATTGTAGGGAGAACAGCTGTAGCCAAGAGCAAAATCCAGGGAGACAGACCTCATCACTCAGGCAAGTTGTGGTGGAGATTTTACCATAGGCACCAGGTGGGAGCAACAATGCATTGTTTCTAAGCCAAGaccaacatttaaaataattctacAGAGCATTTACATTCCATGTTTTATTTCTATTAGGAAGTCAGCTAGCCTTTCTAAATGGCTAAGTTGCATCTTCCAGAGGTAGCAGAGATTGAAGGAAGATACTCTGCTTCTGAATAGCACCCTTCTAAGAGAGCTCCAAGGAACAGATTTATCAaattcatattttattaaaaagactTTCTAAACAGATAGTAATTTTATCCAAATAAAGTTTGAGAGGAACAGCTGAGTACGTTACACATGAGACGTTATAAACACCAAGGAGTATGTGTTTTATAAGATCACAGAATCATGGGTGCCTGCAGCATGCAATGCAGCCTCTGTGAGGTAAGATGCACTATTACTGCTCTGAGGACAGAATTCTGAAGAGGATTAAGAAGCCATAAAAAGATACAACTCTTAGTCCTCTCTCGATGGGGTCCGTCAGGAGGAGGCCTTGGGGTGCGTAGATCTTCTCATTCTGTTCCTGAATGAATTTGGCAATTTTCTTAAGAACCTGGTGAGAGAACACAGAGACTTTATAGTTTTTCTGTTTGAGTTTTCACATCAGCCTTCCTTTAAAAgccccatctacactacaaatacAACCAAGTCAGGGGAGACCTAATAACACAGCTTCACTCTAACAAAGCTGGGACTGTAGCCCTGTTGCATAGCTAggctattttttcttcttttttggcgGGGAGTAGGTGGGAAGGATACATGGATAATGTCTTGTCTATACCAGCACTGAAACTATATTGCAAGGAGGTCAGGAGACAGCTGTATTGTAACAAGATTCTCCGACGGGTACATTTGTATAATACTGTGTCTGTGCTACAAGAGGTTAATATAGGGTATAGCCTGGAAAAGAGAGATCTGTATAGTGCTATGAAAATATGCAGTTTAAATTACTCACAAAGCAATTTGCTTACTATATGTCATGGTGTGACTCTAAAAGAGAGGAGAGGCCCCTTTCCTTCCATGTCAATTTCCCATTAATAACAGACTGCCAAATACAAAGTGCTGATCTTAGCTACTCCAAAAATAACTGTTTTCCCCTTACATGCTTCTTCCACAGATTCagagagttcaaggccagaagggacaattaaaTCATCTAGGCAGActttctgtatatcacaggccattaaatttcacccagttatccttATATTAAGCCAACAACTTGTGTCTGGCTAAAGTATAACTTCCTGAAAGGCATCTCGATTTgaagactccaccacctcccatggtagtttgttccagtagttaatcaTCCTCACTGCTAAGCCTTATTTCTAaattgaatttgtctggcttcagcttccagttggtggttcttgttttgccttttctTCACTAGATTAAAGCACCCTTTAGTGCCTAGTATTTTCTCCCCAGGAAGATACTGAATacactaatcaagtcacctctcaatcttctttttgacaaGAGATTAAACTCTTTAGTTTTTTACCATAAGGagttttctccagccctcaaatcatttttgcagctcttctctgtatcTGCTCTGATTTTTCAACATCCCTTTTTAAATGTTGAGACTAGAACTGTACGTGGCATTCTAGTATCAGTCTCACCAGCACCACATACAGAGGTAAAGAGAAACCACCTCTGTGTTCCTATTCACTGCACCCCTCTTCATACATCCAcagatcacattagccctttttgtcaGAGCACTGTGCTGGCAGCTCACGTTCTGTTGCCTGTCCATTATGATCCCTAAATACTTTTTCAAGTCACTTCTTTCCAGAATACAGTCCCCACTGTGTGtgggtatggcctgcattccttatTTCTGGATGATTTTTTACAACAGTTTAAACGCAAAAttatacattttgtttgaatgggcccaggttACCAGATCATTGTGTGAGACTGCCCTGtactcattatttaccactccatcaATCTTTGTATCCTCCACAAGTAGTGTTTTTGTATTTACTTCTagatcactgatgaaaatattgaaaagcaTCAAGCCTTCTTTGTGCCATTTGTTCTACTGCTTCTACTCCTCCAGTCCAACAGTCTATTTACTGGTTAGcactcttctcccccacccttcaAACACTTAGAGGTGCCATTGCTATCTCCTAATCCAACAAGTCCTGCTGCATTAAATGGGGGGTGACACTTGGATGAGGGAGGGCAGTTTTGAAGGGGTTGAATTCTGCTGGTTGTTGGGTGGGGTGTAAAACtgctattttatattttgttcaAATAACTGATGGCAGGAGTACCCAGTGCCTTGGGTAGCTGCTTATTTCTGTATATGTCTGCTGATCAACAATGTAGCTACTGCTTTTCCCTGCATGTCACCTTTGTGATGTACCAGTTGTCACCTGTCTGAACAGGAGTCGTTCCAGGCCAGCATTCCTTTAAATGAATCCTTCTGCATGTTAGCACAGAGCATTGCTCTTATCGAAATAGTGCCTGAGGCGAGTGCTAACTTGCGGTTTTGGCCTGTGTGTAAGCCAAGGCAAACAGACTGCACTAGTTTTATATAGTAACATTTCCAAACGCTTTGATCCAAATAGTTCACACACTGATTGTTAAAGTCAAAACAGAAGAGCCATACACTTCTTGCTTCATACAGGTTCAGTCTACTTTGCCCCAGATAGGACACTGATAAGTTAGTAGACTGAATGCAAACACAGGACAGGCTTTCAGACAGATGGTGTTGTTTTTGTCACTTCATTACAGAAATGTTTGGGAAACTGATAGCTTTCAATGAATTATGTACTTGAAGTTATTTGATAAAAAAGAACAGAACCCTAAAACGAGATCAAACCCAGCTTTCGCAGTTGGCTAAGCTCCAACATTACTAGTCCTACCAGTTTTATGGTATTTCCACAACCACTGAGTCATGcatctatttaaatatttcagagaCATTAGAAAGAAAGGTGGGGAAATAAACTGAAAAGGGTTCTAGAACATAAAAATACCAGAGTGGGAATGTTCAGTCTGCATATATACTGGGTCAAGAAAAGTTAAAATACTTGCAGAGATATGAGATCTAATAGTCACCAGCAGGGACCattagataatctagtctgacttcctgtctaacatagaccatagaatttcacccagttacccatAAatggagcccagtaacttgtgtttgactcaagcaaatcttccagaaaggcatccagatTAGGACCAAACCAAGGAATTAATTTCACCAAGGACACCTTAAATATAAAGCTCTGCATAATGCAACTGACTTCTGGAAATTCagattatatgtatatataaagtaaaGAGCATCTTGTTTTAAGATAACAGACTACACATAGTAACAGCAGAAAACCAATACAATCTCTGAAACAGTCTTAGTTGAATGACTTTTGTATTTTATTAGCAGTGTGAAGTTTCACTttggtctctcacacacactgctccttCAGATTTACGGAAACCTCCCAACGTTCCAGTTCAGGAAGCTTTTACTAGTCAGAGTTTTGTTTCTTCTCTCTCAATAGATGTGTGTCAGCCTTCTTCAAACACATAATGGAAGCAAGCATGCCATAAAGATATCCAGCTCAGATCTCTCCAACTCTCCCATTTCCTGCTCAGTCAAGCCGCAAGAAGTGGAAACTAGAGATGGCATATCCATCTCCACAATCCATTACTACTTAAGTCTCTTACAAAATGACTGCATGACTGATTTCAAATAAAGAATTCCTGAAATGCATCCATCCATACTCTGCTAAGGGTTACTACTTAGGGACACACTCCAGTTCAGTTTAATCAAATGTAAGTTTTGATGGAGGAGCTTTCTGGTGAGGTTTTAGCTACAATATTGCGTATTTAGAAATCTATACTGATTAAAGAAAATGGCAAGATGATCACATTATGGAAATCAATCTTATTTTGAGAGGGTCAAAAAAGTTGTTTGTAAAACCAACTAGATATTCAAACAAATTACACAGTATAGTAGTAAGTGCAACAAACACAAAAGGTTAGAGAGAGCTAGTCACAAGAATTAACCATCTCTTTGCTCTGTTCTCATTAGCATGACCAGGAATGCTGTTTTCTCCAATgagatttgaaaagaaaaattatcTGCCTTGCCATCTCTGTCCCAGTCTAGTTCTCAGTTGTAAAAAGACATTTCAGCTGGTGCAGCCTAAGGTCTAAAAAGTCACTCTTCTTACATCAGATAGGCCAAAGAGATCTAGATAAATAAAATATATCGCAAACAAGGACAATTTATCACCCAGCTCAGAAGGGATGGCAAAAGGCTTCTGTTCATATATAATATACAGCAGTAATCATGAATAGAATGATTTGGAACATGTTTTTATTTCAAGTCAGCAATATTAAATTATCAGGCTTCTTTAAACTCTCCTTTCATTTATAGAAGGGATGCTGAATATATTCAGATACTGACTTGGCCATTTACTCATTGGCTTTGTGAACTCAGActgcataaaaataaaataaagaggaaCTGCCAATACTAAATTCAGACCACATATGTAAGCATGGATGCATGCAGGTGTGAAAGTATGAATGGCTTCTAGTTCCTCAAGCCAGTGTGTCAGGGTGTTTAAACAAGAAAGAAAATCTTCATTTTTAAAGAGAAGGTATCAGACCACAACATTTTTATAATTTAGAATGATCTAGTTGTTCACCGAAGGACTGGAAGCCAGCAGTTCTGAACAGCACTAAGcagatcacttaaaatctttcctcATCAGTAATTTAATCCCAGAAGAAATTAATAAACATTCAGTGTTAAAACTCTCCAGTTTAGTGTTTGTCTAATGgattttaaagttaaacatgaTTGGGTTAGGAATGGTTCAACTAGCTGGGCACACTGAGTGACTGATAGGTTGAAAATGTATCTTTGACTTTTCTCCTAAAACTGCACATTATCTTTGTATGGTTATAGTTTATCCTAGCAGCAGGATGATCTCTTCACACATCTGGAAcataacattttatttctttgctaCTCTCCAACCAGTGACTCAAGTTGGCATTTATTCCCTGCATATACACTTGCAACTCTCAaatataagtgagaggagaacagACCAGGATTTTTCAGGAAGCTAGGCTAGCAGGTGAAAGCTTATTCCGTATTTGTACTACAGTGATGAACTACGCTGTTATAAGAGAAAACTTTATAAACGaagtaaaaaagcaaaacatttctcCTGTTGACAGATCATAACTTTCACATACAACATTGTGAGTTTCATTTGCTTTAAGTTTATTGCATGAAATGTAACAGGCTCACCTTTTCATAATGTGTCTCCATGCACAAAAAGATAGTGTAGGCAGTCAGACAGGCCAGACATCCTTCAAGATAAGATTGGCCCCCAAGCTTCTCAGCTTCTGCATAAAGGTTATTTAGAGTTTGAACCGTCTCTTCAAACTGCTGCCTATCGATCTGCAAAAGAGATTGAGTTTAACAAGACTAACCCAGCAAATTTCTCATTCAAGACTCACTGATCCCCAATACAGAGATCTAGCTTCTGTGCTAGAACAGTCCGTTAATCAGCAATGTCACCTACAGACAGTTTCAAACAATATGGAGAGCAAAGGTTTGGTTTAGGTACCGAATTACTTCCATAAATTGTAGCATTTGGTTAAATAGCAGCTAAGTGATCTAAAGTCATTAGATCAAATGTGTATTCCCACATTACTCATTTATTGTGTGCATAGTCATCTAGCCAAGAGATGGCATCTTAAGTGGTGTGAAGgagttcttctaggccaccgtTGAACCTATCAGCAGGCACTCATTGACAATGTGCTTCATCCTCTGTGTCTCATTTGCTGCCCTTATTTAAACTGCATTATGTGTAACGTGTTAGGTTCAAAGTACAACCTAGTTGAAAACTGCTCATCTGGAGGGGGAAGGTCCTCTAgatttcaaaaatacatttttcacttAA
The Caretta caretta isolate rCarCar2 chromosome 26, rCarCar1.hap1, whole genome shotgun sequence DNA segment above includes these coding regions:
- the LOC125626378 gene encoding uncharacterized protein LOC125626378 isoform X1 — protein: MWESTSHLQPECKRRDKRLQGEFSFQFRDYCRPPSLPEASPAIHTQQSHLPVFTVTYSLPRLGEGHSDILVVQSGMTTLCWGRLLRHKEQMCVSLLQTHNGSKHAIKISSSDLSNSPISCSVKPQEVETRDGISISTIHYYLSLLQNDCMTDFK
- the GOLGA7 gene encoding golgin subfamily A member 7; its protein translation is MRPQQAPVSGKVFVQRDYGSGTRCQFQTKFPLELENRIDRQQFEETVQTLNNLYAEAEKLGGQSYLEGCLACLTAYTIFLCMETHYEKVLKKIAKFIQEQNEKIYAPQGLLLTDPIERGLRVIEITIYEDRGLSSGR
- the LOC125626378 gene encoding uncharacterized protein LOC125626378 isoform X2, whose amino-acid sequence is MWESTSHLQPECKRRDKRLQGEFSFQFRDYCRPPSLPEASPAIHTQQSHLPVFTVTYSLPRLGEGHSDILVVQSGMTTLCWGRLLRHKEQITDENIEKHQAFFVPFVLLLLLLQSNSLFTDVCQPSSNT